The Mauremys mutica isolate MM-2020 ecotype Southern chromosome 1, ASM2049712v1, whole genome shotgun sequence genome has a segment encoding these proteins:
- the P2RY6 gene encoding P2Y purinoceptor 6, whose translation MENHTVAAATNSCTFHEEFKQILLPLVYSVVFVVGLPLNFIVIVQIWLSRKVLTRTAIYMLNLATADLLYVCSLPLLIYNYTQKDYWPFGDFTCKFVRFQFYSNLHGSILFLTCISVQRYLGICHPLSSWHKKRGKRFTWMVCGGVWVIVIAQCLPTFVFASTGIQRNRTVCYDLSPPDRSASYFPYGMTLTVTGFLIPFVLILVCYCNMTKLLCQKDEMIGLAVRKKKDKAIRMIIIVVIVFAISFFPFHLTKTIYLIIRSSAGVPCLVLQTFAIAYKCTRPFASMNSVLDPILFYFTQRKFRESTRHLLDKVSSKWRHDACRTYKS comes from the coding sequence ATGGAGAACCACACCGTGGCTGCAGCGACGAACTCCTGCACCTTCCATGAGGAGTTCAAGCAGATCCTGCTGCCCCTGGTCTACTCCGTGGTGTTTGTGGTGGGGCTCCCTCTGAACTTCATCGTCATCGTTCAGATCTGGCTCTCCAGGAAAGTGCTGACCCGCACTGCCATCTACATGCTGAACCTGGCCACGGCCGACCTGCTGTACGTGTGCTCCCTGCCGCTGCTCATCTACAACTACACGCAGAAGGACTACTGGCCCTTCGGGGACTTCACCTGCAAGTTCGTCCGCTTCCAGTTCTACAGCAACCTGCATGGCAGCATCCTGTTCCTCACCTGCATCAGCGTCCAGCGCTACCTGGGCATCTGCCACCCTCTGTCGTCCTGGCACAAGAAGAGGGGCAAGAGGTTCACCTGGATGGTGTGTGGCGGGGTGTGGGTCATCGTCATCGCCCAGTGCCTGCCCACCTTCGTCTTCGCCTCCACGGGCATCCAGAGGAACAGGACCGTGTGCTACGACCTCAGTCCCCCGGACCGTTCCGCCAGCTACTTCCCCTACGGCATGACGCTGACGGTCACGGGGTTCCTCATCCCCTTTGTCTTGATCCTGGTGTGCTACTGCAACATGACCAAGCTGCTCTGCCAGAAGGATGAGATGATAGGCCTGGCCGTGCGCAAAAAGAAGGACAAGGCCATCCGCATGATCATCATTGTGGTCATCGTCTTCGCCATCAGCTTCTTCCCCTTCCACCTGACCAAGACCATCTACCTGATCATCCGCTCCTCGGCGGGCGTGCCCTGCCTGGTCTTGCAAACCTTCGCCATCGCCTACAAGTGCACCAGGCCCTTTGCCAGCATGAACAGCGTCCTGGACCCTATCCTCTTCTACTTCACCCAGCGCAAGTTCCGGGAGAGCACGCGCCACCTGCTGGACAAAGTGAGCTCCAAATGGAGGCACGACGCATGCCGCACCTACAAATCGTAG